One Chlamydiales bacterium genomic window, AGAGTTTCCCGGGTTCTTATCCGGGTGATATTTCAAGGCCATCTTGCGGTAAGCTTTCTTAATCTCATCCTGAGAAGATCCTTTGGAGATCCCTAAAATCTCATAATAATCCATAACTTTTTGGTTCATCGGTTACGGTATTTAGCAGCTGCTTTGGATTTTGCACGTTTTTTCACTGAGGGTTTGTCATAAAAACGATGCGCCTTAGCTGCTTTCATGACGCCTTCTTTATCAATCTTTTTTTTCAACGCTCTAAGAGCCTTGTCTATGGTTTCTCCTATACGAACTTTTACAAATGGCATACTTCTTATCCCTATACAAATAAAGTTTTCTTCGCAATGAGGAGAATTTTATCAAGAGACTAATTACCTTGCAAGCCTCTGCATTTTTTAAAATCTCTTTAGAATAGAAATTCAACTAAACAGTCTCTCGCAAATATAGCATTTGCAAATCTTTTTTTTTTACAAAAACTGGATGAGTGATAAGAGAAATAGGATCGGGATTTCTTTCAATTTGATTTGGAAAGGAGAAACGTTGAAGGTTTGGACCCACAATCACTCTATTTCCCTTTAAGACATGAGGAAAATCATTTTGAGACACAAGGCGTGGTGCCTCTCCTGGAATCAGGATAAATGCACCTCCAATTTTTGCATCAATAAACGCTACCTCGTCCTTCTGATTCGTAAAGCCATATAGAGAACATAATCCAGTAAGAGGTAATTGTTTAGGGAAAGCAATCCCTTTCGCTGCTGCCACACCAACTCGTATACCTGTAAATGAACCTGGCCCAACTACAACCGCCACTTCTTCTAAATCACTCGGTGTTAAGTTAAGTTTTTGAAATCCAGATTGGATTGCGGGAAAGAGAAAAGAAGAGCTCTGAAAACCAAAAGGCAGAGCTAAATTCAAAAGAATATTAACCCCTTCAGCAAAAGCAACAAAAGATCTTTCGTGGCTAGTGTCTATAATGAGTTTCTTCATAAACTATTAGGGATTTTTCTAATCTTTTAATCTTATTAACAAAATAATATAGTATGGTAATCTAAAAATTAGATTAAAGAAAAAAACCTCCCTTGCTTTCATAGGAGGCCATTTGATAGACTTTTTGGGTTGATTTTTAGCGAGGTTGGACAATTGGAAAAAAAGCAACAATTACCTATTGAAGCTGAATTAGAAGAAGCGATTGAAGATTCCTTAGAAGAACAACAGAGACCTAAAAGACATTTTCCTGAGGAATTATATATTTTGCCGATCAATAGGCGTCCATTTTTTCCTGGAATGGCGGCTCCTATCCTTATTGAACCCAATCCTTATTATGAAGTTCTTAAAAACATCGCAAAATCTGATCAGAAATATATTGCTCTCGTTCTTACGAAAAAAGAAAATGCAGATATCTATAAGGTCGGTTTTTCTGGGCTTTATCGCATTGGTGTCTTAGCTCGCATTCTGCGTATCATTCCTATGGAAGGAGGAGGCGGAGCCCAAGTGGTCCTGAATATGGAAGAGCGTCTTGAAATTACAAAATTAGTGAAAGGGAAACACTTAAGAGCAAAAATCCTCTACCATCCCGATTCGAAAGAGATCACCGATGAGCTCAAAGCCTATTCGATTAATATCGTCTCAGTCATTAAAGAACTTTTAAAACTCAATCCTCTTTTTAAAGAAGAACTACAGATTTTTCTTGCCCATTCAGATTTTACTGAACCAGGAAAACTCGCTGATTTTGCTGTTGCACTAACAACAGCTACTCGCGAAGAACTGCAACAAATTCTTGAATCTTTCGATATGTCTACCCGTATTGACAAAGCACTTGCTTTATTAAAAAAAGAACTCGATTTAAGCCGATTGCAAAGTAGTATTAACCAAAAAATTGAAGCCACAATTACCAAAAGTCAAAAAGATTATTTCCTTCGTGAACAGCTAAAAACAATCAAACGTGAATTAGGCATAGAGCGTGAAGAAAAATCTATTGATAGTGAGAAATTTGAAGCACGACTGAAAAAAAGAGATGTTTCAGTTCCAGCGATGGAAACTATTCAAGAAGAACTTGATAAACTGCAAACACTTGATTCTGCTTCAGCTGAATATACTGTTTGCCGTAATTATTTAGATTGGTTGACAATTATGCCATGGGGCATTAACAGCAAAGAACGAGATGATCTAAAAAAAGCTGAAGGAGTCTTGCATAGAGACCATTACGGACTCGACGAAATTAAACAACGAATTTTAGAATTAATTGGGGTAGGAAAACTCACGGGTAGTTTAAAAGGAAGCATTATTTGTCTCGTAGGACCACCTGGATGTGGGAAAACCAGTATTGGAAAAAGTATTGCGCGTGCATTAAATCGAAAATTTTTTCGTTTTTCAGTAGGAGGCATGCGCGATGAAGCAGAAATTAAAGGACATCGTCGTACCTATGTAGGAGCTATGCCAGGAAAACTAGTTCAAGCGCTTAAAAAATGCCAAACTATGAATCCTGTGATCATGATTGACGAAGTAGATAAAATGGGGGTCAGTTATCATGGTGATCCATCAGCTGCTCTTCTTGAAGTGTTGGATCCTGAACAAAATCGCGATTTTTTAGATCATTACCTTGATGTTCATGTAGATTTATCCAATGTCCTTTTTATTGTGACTGCAAATGTTCTGGATACGATTTCTGAACCACTCCTGGATCGAATGGAAGTCTTGCGTCTTTCTGGTTATATCATGGAAGAGAAAATACAAATTGCTCAAAAATACCTTATTCCTAGAAATCGTAAGCAAATGGGATTAAATGCAAAAGATATCATCTTCACACCCGACACACTGCGTACGATTATTAATGGTTATGCACGCGAAGCAGGAGTACGCAGTCTAGAAAATTATATTAAAAAAATTTTACGCAAAGTCGCTCTTGAAATTATCCGAGAGATAGAAAAAGGGAAACGCAAAAAACCATTCAAACGAGTCATAAAAAAAAGTAATCTGGCTGAATATTTAGGTAAACCCATTTTCTTAAGCGACCGTTTTTATGAGCGTACTCCTGTAGGGGTAGCAACTGGACTTGCATGGACATCTCACGGAGGAGCCACTCTTTATATTGAAGCAATTAAAACTGCTTCAGATGAGACTGACATGAATCTAACAGGACAAGCAGGTGAGGTGATGCGTGAATCCTCCCAGATTGCGTGGAGTTATCTTCATAGTGCGATTCATAAATATGCTCCCGGATATACTTTTTTTGAAAAATCTCAGGTTCACATCCATATTCCTGAAGGAGCAACTCCCAAAGATGGTCCTTCAGCTGGGGCAACCATGGTAACAGCTCTTCTCTCTCTTCTCATCGACACACCAGTATTGGATAATCTTGGAATGACTGGAGAAATTACTTTAACAGGTCGTATTTTAGGTGTGGGAGGGATTCGAGAAAAGTTGATTGCAGCCCGTCGTTCTGGATTAAATATTTTAATTTTTCCCAAGGATAACACACGTGACTATGATGAACTTCCTGATTATCTAAAAAAAGGACTTCGAGTCGAATTTGTTGACCACTATGATGACATCTATCATATGGCATTTCCTGAGGTTGAGAAATGATCGCTTGGAAAGAATATAGCCAAAAAAAAGTGATCCATCCTGAAAATCTTGATCGGCATATTTCAACGATACGCAACTGTAATCAAACGATTGCTTCTATTAATGGATCTTTCGATCTACTTCATGCAGGCCACTTGCATATTCTGTTTGAGGGCTCAAAAAAAGCAGATATTTTCATCGTAGCTGTAAATAGTGATGAGTCTGTCGGCAAATACAAAGATCCTGACCGTCCCATTATTTCTCTTAACTATAGGATAGAAATGTTGACGGCACTCACCTTTGTAGATTATGTGACTTGGTTTCATGAAGCTGATTCTCGAGCTATTCTTGAAATCATACGCCCGAATATTCATATCAACGGTGAAGAATATGGTGAAGAATGTATTGAAGCAGGTGTTGTCAAGCAGTATGGAGGAATTCTCCATCTTGTGCCTCGTATTCCCGGGTTAGCAACTTCTCAAATCATTCAAAAAATCAGAGAGTTACAAGCAGATACATGCGTCTAATTTGTACGATTAAATCTAATGAGACCCATGAAGATCCTTTTGTATTTTCACACTATTTGATCAGTCAAGGTATCGATAATGAATGCCAAAAAATTTCTGATACTACCTACTGTATTTGGGTCTACGAAGAAGATCAAATCGAAAAAGCCCAGGCTCTTTATCAAGCTTATCACACTCAGCCTGATGATCCTCGTTACAAAATGATCGTTACAGATCAAAAAAAGAAAAGACATAGTGAAACAAAGCTTAATGTCTCTTCTCCTAGGCGACACTTACTCTCACCCGCCCCCTATGGGCGTGTATCTATTTTGATTTTGCTAACTATTATTCTCCTCTTTGTTTGGACTCAAATTGAAAAAGGCACCCCAATCTCTCCAAAAATTCCAGGTATTATCCAAGCTCCTATCCTTGCTCCAATTGAGCAACAACTCGTCTACGATTATCCTCCTTATTTTTTAGAAAGAGATCGGCTACTTTCTCTCTATTCTCCTGAGGAGATCGCAAACAAGCAAGTCCCCTCGATTGAAGCACGTCAAATAATTCAAAAACTACGTCATTCAACAGCATGGATGGGAATTTATGAGCGCATTGTGACGCATATTCTTCATCCAAAAGAGAAATTATCTTCTGCAGTTGCAATGTTTGTAAAAATTTCTCAAGGAGAAATTTGGCGGATTATTTCGCCCATTTTTCTTCATTTTGATCTTCTCCATATTTTCTTCAATGCTCTTTGGTTTATTTTACTGGGTAACCAAATTGAACAACGTTTGGGTGGATGGCGATATCTTCTCTTTATTGCCTTGACAGGAGGTCTATCTAATACCAGTCAATACTTAATGAGTGGTCCTTTCTTTATGGGACTTTCAGGAGTCATCTGTGGGATGGCTGCATTTATTTGGGCAAGACAAACAGTAGCACCATGGGAAGGATATCTTCTTCATCGATTTACTCTGATTTTTCTAGCCATTTTTGTCTTGGCCATGTTTTTTCTTCAAATCACCTTCTTTTTTGTAGAAATTCTTGGAAAATTTGAATTTTCAATCGGCATCGCAAATACAGCTCATCTCACAGGAGCTCTCACTGGTTACTTGCTTGGACGTCTCTCCCTTTTTTCACATAGTAGAAATAAACGACCTAAGTAAGCTACTCATCTGAAAAAGAATCAAGAAAAGATTGAACACAACTGTTTAATCTTAAACTAGATTTAAATAGGCTGGTCAGGGTATAAATTTTATTAAAAACATAAGAATCATTCTTAAAAATGCAGATAATAAACTATTTTAAATGAGCTCTTTGACATCTCCGCTTTCCCCTTCAACTAGACCTACAATGGAGAGTACAAATGCTGTTAATAGCGCTCTCGATAGAACAAAGAAATATGAATTAGGAAAAGCCATTACAATGGCTGTCATTCCCTTACTCTTTCTACTGTCATTATTATTCTTAGCAGTCAGTCAAGGAGGGTATATGCATCCTATTTCAGGGTTGATTCCTTTTCCTTTTATGTTGATTCCTTATCTAGGGTTTAAAATTCTCAATTATCGCATCAATAAAATTCTTCAAAAGAGTGATATCACTCCAGAAGATTATCAAGCATATCTTGAAGACAAGCGAAAGGCAAGCGAAGTAAAACCTCCATTAAATCCCAAAGTGCATGAAAAGAACTAAACAATTTTTGTATTCTATAAAACGAATCAAGTATTCTTAACTGTATGAGTGTAAGAGATCTTATCATTCTAGGTTCATCAAGCCAACAACCCACTCGAAAGAGAAACCATGTTGCTTCTCTTTTTCGTTGGAATGGAGAAGGGTTGCTTTTTGATCCCGGAGAAGGAACCCAACGCCAGTTTATTTTTGCTAACATCACCCCTACATGTGTCACTCGAATCTTTGTCAGCCATTTTCACGGAGACCACTGTTTAGGACTTGGTTCGATGTTAATGCGTTTGAATCTTGATAAAGTATCACACCCTATCCATTGCTATTATCCTGCTTCTGGGAAAAAATACTTTGATCGCTTGCGATATGGAACTATTTATCATGAAATCATTCGTGTAATTGAGCATCCTGTTTCTGAAGAAGGTTTGGTTGAAGATGACGGAGTCTTTCGTATTGAAGCTGTTTTTCTGGATCATGGTATAGAAAATATTGGTTGGCGAATTACTGAAGCAAATCAAAGGAAATTTATACGAGAAAAACTGAAATTATTTTCTATCGAAGGCCCTCTCGTTAAAGAATTGGAAAAAAAACAGATTCTCAACATTCACGGAAATAGAGTAAGCATTGATGATGTAAGCTATATTCGTAAAGGAGAGAGTATTGCTGTGGTTAGTGATACCCGTCCTTGTTCCGGTGCAATCGACATTTCACGAGAAGCTCTTCTTCTTCTTTGTGAGAGCACCTATCTTGAAATACATCGTCACCTTGCTGAAAAATACTATCATCTCACAGCAAAACAGGCAGCGATGATCGCCAAAGAGGCCAAAGTCAAACAACTCATCTTAACCCATTTTTCCGCTCGCTATCTCAATAGCCAATGGTTTGAAAAGGAGGCAAAGGAGATCTTTTCTAATGTCACGGCAGCTGAAGATATGGATGTCTTTTCGCTCTCTCGCAATGATCATGGATTGACAAAATGACCTGCTTTTATCAACCTACATTACAATCTATCGAACAAAGAACTCGGGGAATCGATGATTGAAATAGCCTACCGTTTTTTACATTATTTACGAACTATGAAAAATGCTTCCGAACACACCGTTCGCAATTATGCAATTGACTTGAATTCTTTAAAAAATTTTCTTGAAAGAGATCTTCTTCCTGAAAAACGTTCTCAAAAGATTGATTTTAATCGTAATGAATATGAAAGAAATGCCCAAAATGAGCCTCTTTTATCTATAGAAAAAATTGATCGAAATACCTTGCGCTACTTTTTAGCCAGTTTAAATGAGAAGAAAATAGGGAGAGCAACTCTTGTACGTCGCCTTTCTTCTTTACGGACTTTTTTTAAATTTTGTGTCCAACAAAAGTATCTTACGATCAGTCCGGCTGAGCATCTTGAAAGCCCTAAAATGCAAAAACGCCTCCCTTTTTCTCTCTCTTATAGTCAAATTCAACACCTTTTTGAACAACCCGATATAAACTCTTATTTAGGATTTCGTGACCGCTCTATTATGGAACTCTTTTACAGCTCAGGTTTGCGTGTCAGTGAACTGGTATCACTTAACCATCATCAATTTGATCCTGTATCACTTCTTCTTCGAATCAAAGGAAAAGGGAAGAAAGAAAGGATTATGCCTATCACAAAAAATGCAGCTGATTGGATAGTGTCATACCTTGAACATCCAGAACGTCATAAAAATATAGATGGTCATCTTGCTCAAATTGACTCTGAAGCGATTTTTCTTAATCGTTTTGGAACGCGTCTCAGTAGCCGCTCTGTAGAGAGGAATTTTGATAAATATTTAAAAACTAGTGGATTAGAAAAAAAAATTACTCCCCATACTATTCGCCACACTATTGCAACACATTGGCTAGAAAATGGCATGGATTTAAAAACGATTCAACTCCTCCTTGGTCATGCATCTCTTGCAACTACAACAATTTATACTCATGTTTCGCCTAAACTTAAAAAAGAAGTCTACGATAAGACTCATCCTCGTGCTTAAGGCTTACTTGTTTCCTATCCTTTGATTTGGTACTCTTTTTGCTATGAGCATTCATCTCGATAATATTTCAAAGAGTTTTGGACATCGGGTCCTTTTTAATCATGTCTCTGTCACTTTTCAACCAGGCAATCGTTATGGGTTAACAGGACCAAATGGTGCGGGCAAATCTACACTTCTTCAAATTATTATGGGTGAAATTGAGCCTACAGATGGTGTGGTTAATCTTCCTGAAAAAGTAGGCATATTAAAACAAAATATTGAAGATTTTCGAAATACGATGGTTCTTGATGTTGTGATTATGGGTAATCTTCGTCTGTGGCAAGCTATGAAAGAGCGCGATCAACTTTACGAAGAAGAAATCACAGATGCCATTGGAATGCGATTGGGTGAATTAGAGGAGATTATTGCGGATGAAGAGGGCTATATGGCTGAACCAAATGGTGAAGAGCTCCTAACAGGGATTGGAGTTCCTCCTGAACTGCATCGGTTAATGATGCATGCGATTCCGAGTGATATGCAGTTTCGTGCTCTTCTATGTCAAGCTCTTTTTGGAAATCCACAAGCTTTGCTACTCGATGAACCCACCAATCATCTTGACCTTGATTCTATTGGTTGGTTGGAAAATTTTTTTCATCACTATACAGGAACTCTAATTGTAATTAGCCACGATCGACATTTTCTTAATGCAGTCACGACACATATTGCAGATATTGATTACGAAACGCTCATTGTCTATCCAGGTAACTACGATCAAATGTTACTTACTAAAACTTCAATAAGGGAGAAAAGTGAATTTGAAAATCGCTCAAAAGAAAAAAAAGTTGCAAAATTAAGGGAATTTGTAGCCCGTTTCTCAGCAGGAACTCGTGCTTCGCAAGTACAATCACGATTACGTGAAATTGAACGATTACAACCTCAAGAGCTAAAAAAATCGAATATCCAGCGTCCTTATATCCGTTTTATTCCTTCAGAAAAGCTTCCTGGAAAAATCATTTGTAAAATTGAAAAAATTGCTAAAAGTTATGATGATCTACAGGTAATCAAAAATTTCTCTCTTGAAATCCATCAAGGTGACAAAATTGGAGTCATTGGAAACAATGGAAGGGGAAAGACCACATTAATTAAAATGATTGCAGAGATCTTAAAACCTGATCAAGGAAAGATTGAATTTGGCCATCAAGTACTCAAAAGCTATTTTCCTCAAAACCACTCAGATCTAGTTTCTCACGACAGCCACCATACTGCCTTCGAATGGCTCAGTGAAAAAAAACATGGACTGTACAATCAAGATATTCGTGGAGCACTCGGTAAAATGTTATTTAGTGGGGATGAGGCTTTTAAAAAAGTTGCGACTCTTTCTGGTGGAGAGAGGGCTCGCCTAATCCTCGCAGGGATGATGCTCGAAGAACACAATTTTATTATTTTAGATGAACCTAATAGCCATCTTGATTTAGAAGCCGTCTCTGCTCTTAGTTGGGGACTGGCAGAATATAAAGGAACAGCGATTGTAGTGAGTCATGATAGAGAACTCATTAGCCATTTTGCGACTAAAATTATTGCATTTGAAGCAAATGAGATTTGTTACTTCGATGGCAACTTAGATCAATATCTAGCGAGATAATTGTGAATTCCAAAGAAAAAAAAAATCTAATTGCGTTCCATATTAGAAAAATCATCGACATTCTGGGATTGGATACCAACGATCCTTCGATAGATCAGACACCCAACCGTGTTGCAAAAATGTATGTGGACGAAGTGTTTAGCGGATTAGATCCAGCCAACTACCCTAAAATGTCCTTTCATCAAGGACAGAGCAACAGTAAAATGGTTTTAATAAAAAATATTTCCTTAATTAGCTTTTGTGAACATCACCTAGTGCCGATGATTGGGATAGGACATATTTCATATCTTCCTAAAATGGGAGTGCTTGGTCTTTCCAGTCTCCATCGAATCGTTCGTTTTTATGCAAAACAACCACAGTTACAAGAAAGGCTTACTTTACAAATTAGTCAAAAACTCCAAGAAGAATTACAAACAGAGGATGTAGCTGTTGTCATTCAAATGAAACACCTATGTGTCCTAGCTAGAGGGATTGAAGATCATATGAGCGAAGTCGAAACCCATATCCTGCAAGGCTGTTTTGAGTCTAATCCTGCAATTCGAGATACATTTTTGCTAAGCATTAAGCAAGAGTCTAAAATCTAAAAGTGATGCAATACTTTTTTCTTTTCTAAAAACTAAAAAACTTGGGAGAGTATGTAAGCCGGATTCTGTCTTCTTTATGAGATAAAGAATAGCAATCATTCTTCTAGGAACTTTGTCACCAAAGCCCTCAAGCGACTGATAAAAAGGACTTTTGCGCGGAGAACGCATCCTTTTATGTCTTGCTTTGGATAGGGTTTACATCATCTTGAGTTACCTCAAGCATGCTCGACTCTACAAATCGAGATTTTCAGCCTTCCCAAATACATTGGCGGTATGTTTTCTGTTGCACTTTCCGTAGCTTCACAGCCCCCAGTCTTTCACTGGTATCCTCTCCTAAAAAGTCCGGACTTTCCTCTCCTCTTACTTAATGAATAAGAGCAGCGATTGCCTTCCTCTCCCAAGTAAACATAATAAAAAAAAACTATTCTTATGTATTCGCCACTGTTCTACGTCGACGACGACGTGATGATGTGAGCTCTTCTGTTTCTGTTTCACCTTCCTGCCAATAAAGAATTCTCGAACAATGCTCGCAAAAAACAATTCTCTCTCCTTTTCTGACAAGATTTTCGTGTTGAGGAGTCAATAGAATATGACAGCCACTACATGTACGATTCTCGATTGGGACAATCACTCGATCCCATTTATTTTTTAAAAGACGTTCATAGATCTCAAAAAGTTCAGAAGGAATAGTTTTTTTCATAGCTCTACTCTTCTCTAAAATCGCACGTCCTTCTTGGTTAATTTTATCAATACCCTCATGAATTTCTTTCTCGATCATCTTACTATTATCTTGAGTTGTTTGAAGATTTTCCATCAGAGCAATCAAAAGATCCTCCTCAACAGCTAGTTTGTCCATTAAGTCACTTAATCGATATTCAATTGCACTTTTCTCCCGCCCAGCAGATGTCATCTCCTGAGTAAGAGCATTAAATTCATCCATTTTTTTCACTGCAGCTTGTTGAGATTCTAATTTAGTGACCCTACTTTGTATTTCTTTAATTTGGGTTTCTCCCATACGGATGTCTTTCTTAAGATTGGTAATCTCTACTTCTTTATTATTGACTTGTTTCTGAATATCACTCTTTAGTTCATGAATTTTATTCAACTCTTTTTGTCTTTCTTTTTTGACACGCATGAGGCGAATCATATTAATGTCAAGTTCTTGAATATTAAGAATAGTCTGAAATGACTCGTCCATTATGAATTCCTGAAATTAAGAAGTTAAGGCAGGATTTTAGTGATTATTCACAAAAATATCAATAAAAAAAACACGATACATTTGATAAATTTAAATTTAATATTTATATCTACAATCAGGATATAATGGAAAGAAAGCAAACTATAACCCGAGTATTCATTCAATTTGGACAAGATGTCTCTAAAGAACTCTATTTGAGGGGGGAAGGTATTCCTGATTTGAGTTGGGAAAAAGGAATCAAAATCAAACATATCAGTCCTCATGAATGGGTTTTTGAGACAAATACAATTTTCTCCTCAGGTTTATTCAAAGTGCTGATCAATGATGAAATCTATGAGCTTGGTGAGAATCATCCTATCTATCCAGGGGCTTCTATTCGTATTAATCCTAAATTCCCTAAAACGCATTGACTTTTTGCTCTTTGGGATGAATAATTTTAAAACAATGAAAAATCTTCTCGAAAGGTATTTAAAACAAACAAAAGATAGACAATCTGATGTGATTGCTTATCTAGCTGCTCTCGATCATCTCCAGACAGTCTCACCTACGATAACTGAGGCGATTCTCAAAGAATTACAAGATCAAAGGAGTCATCTTAAGTTAATTGCTTCAGAAAATTATTCTTCTCTTTCAGTTCAACTTGCTATGGGTAATCTTCTGACTGATAAATACTGTGAAGGATATCCCTATCATCGTTTCTATGCGGGTTGTGAAAATATAGACACTATTGAAATGGAGTCGATTGAACTAGCTAAACAACTATTTGAAGCAGACCATGCTTATGTCCAACCCCATTCAGGAGCTGATGCAAACCTCGTCGCTTTTTGGGCAATTCTTACTGAGCGTATTCAACATCCATTTTTACAAAAAATGGAAACAAAAAATTTAGAAGCTCTCTCAGCTGATGAATTCGAAAAATTACGTACTCTGCTCTGTAATCAATCTTTTCTAGACTTTCTATTCTGGGGTCATCTAACACATGGGATTTCGGCAAAATATCTCAGCAAAATGATGCGCGCCTATCTCTATGAAGTTGGTCCTCTTAACAGGGTACCCTCAATTATGATCGGATTGAAAACGGCAGGCAAAAAAGAGGTCAAACCTTTGATTCACTGCTGGATATTCAGCCTATCCCTGCCATATTAATTTTGCAAAGTCGCGTGAAAATTGCCGATGAGGTAGGGGCGACTTTCAGCGGCAGACATGTCTCATTTTGCTGGGTTGGTTGCAGGTAAGGCATTTCAAGATGAGGCCAATCCAGTAAAATATGCACATATCTTAACCTCTACTACTCATAAAACCCCTTCGAGGACCCGTGGTGGATTGATTATGTGAAAAATCCTGAAGCGGATAGTGTAAATAAAGGATGTCCACATGTGCTTGGAGGTCCTCTTCCTCATGTAATTGCAGCGAAAGCGATTGCTTTTCAAGAAGCTCATTCA contains:
- the rpsU gene encoding 30S ribosomal protein S21, with translation MPFVKVRIGETIDKALRALKKKIDKEGVMKAAKAHRFYDKPSVKKRAKSKAAAKYRNR
- the tsaB gene encoding tRNA (adenosine(37)-N6)-threonylcarbamoyltransferase complex dimerization subunit type 1 TsaB, which produces MKKLIIDTSHERSFVAFAEGVNILLNLALPFGFQSSSFLFPAIQSGFQKLNLTPSDLEEVAVVVGPGSFTGIRVGVAAAKGIAFPKQLPLTGLCSLYGFTNQKDEVAFIDAKIGGAFILIPGEAPRLVSQNDFPHVLKGNRVIVGPNLQRFSFPNQIERNPDPISLITHPVFVKKKDLQMLYLRETV
- the lon gene encoding endopeptidase La: MEKKQQLPIEAELEEAIEDSLEEQQRPKRHFPEELYILPINRRPFFPGMAAPILIEPNPYYEVLKNIAKSDQKYIALVLTKKENADIYKVGFSGLYRIGVLARILRIIPMEGGGGAQVVLNMEERLEITKLVKGKHLRAKILYHPDSKEITDELKAYSINIVSVIKELLKLNPLFKEELQIFLAHSDFTEPGKLADFAVALTTATREELQQILESFDMSTRIDKALALLKKELDLSRLQSSINQKIEATITKSQKDYFLREQLKTIKRELGIEREEKSIDSEKFEARLKKRDVSVPAMETIQEELDKLQTLDSASAEYTVCRNYLDWLTIMPWGINSKERDDLKKAEGVLHRDHYGLDEIKQRILELIGVGKLTGSLKGSIICLVGPPGCGKTSIGKSIARALNRKFFRFSVGGMRDEAEIKGHRRTYVGAMPGKLVQALKKCQTMNPVIMIDEVDKMGVSYHGDPSAALLEVLDPEQNRDFLDHYLDVHVDLSNVLFIVTANVLDTISEPLLDRMEVLRLSGYIMEEKIQIAQKYLIPRNRKQMGLNAKDIIFTPDTLRTIINGYAREAGVRSLENYIKKILRKVALEIIREIEKGKRKKPFKRVIKKSNLAEYLGKPIFLSDRFYERTPVGVATGLAWTSHGGATLYIEAIKTASDETDMNLTGQAGEVMRESSQIAWSYLHSAIHKYAPGYTFFEKSQVHIHIPEGATPKDGPSAGATMVTALLSLLIDTPVLDNLGMTGEITLTGRILGVGGIREKLIAARRSGLNILIFPKDNTRDYDELPDYLKKGLRVEFVDHYDDIYHMAFPEVEK
- a CDS encoding adenylyltransferase/cytidyltransferase family protein → MIAWKEYSQKKVIHPENLDRHISTIRNCNQTIASINGSFDLLHAGHLHILFEGSKKADIFIVAVNSDESVGKYKDPDRPIISLNYRIEMLTALTFVDYVTWFHEADSRAILEIIRPNIHINGEEYGEECIEAGVVKQYGGILHLVPRIPGLATSQIIQKIRELQADTCV
- a CDS encoding rhomboid family intramembrane serine protease codes for the protein MRLICTIKSNETHEDPFVFSHYLISQGIDNECQKISDTTYCIWVYEEDQIEKAQALYQAYHTQPDDPRYKMIVTDQKKKRHSETKLNVSSPRRHLLSPAPYGRVSILILLTIILLFVWTQIEKGTPISPKIPGIIQAPILAPIEQQLVYDYPPYFLERDRLLSLYSPEEIANKQVPSIEARQIIQKLRHSTAWMGIYERIVTHILHPKEKLSSAVAMFVKISQGEIWRIISPIFLHFDLLHIFFNALWFILLGNQIEQRLGGWRYLLFIALTGGLSNTSQYLMSGPFFMGLSGVICGMAAFIWARQTVAPWEGYLLHRFTLIFLAIFVLAMFFLQITFFFVEILGKFEFSIGIANTAHLTGALTGYLLGRLSLFSHSRNKRPK
- a CDS encoding ribonuclease Z, with product MSVRDLIILGSSSQQPTRKRNHVASLFRWNGEGLLFDPGEGTQRQFIFANITPTCVTRIFVSHFHGDHCLGLGSMLMRLNLDKVSHPIHCYYPASGKKYFDRLRYGTIYHEIIRVIEHPVSEEGLVEDDGVFRIEAVFLDHGIENIGWRITEANQRKFIREKLKLFSIEGPLVKELEKKQILNIHGNRVSIDDVSYIRKGESIAVVSDTRPCSGAIDISREALLLLCESTYLEIHRHLAEKYYHLTAKQAAMIAKEAKVKQLILTHFSARYLNSQWFEKEAKEIFSNVTAAEDMDVFSLSRNDHGLTK
- a CDS encoding tyrosine recombinase XerC, coding for MIEIAYRFLHYLRTMKNASEHTVRNYAIDLNSLKNFLERDLLPEKRSQKIDFNRNEYERNAQNEPLLSIEKIDRNTLRYFLASLNEKKIGRATLVRRLSSLRTFFKFCVQQKYLTISPAEHLESPKMQKRLPFSLSYSQIQHLFEQPDINSYLGFRDRSIMELFYSSGLRVSELVSLNHHQFDPVSLLLRIKGKGKKERIMPITKNAADWIVSYLEHPERHKNIDGHLAQIDSEAIFLNRFGTRLSSRSVERNFDKYLKTSGLEKKITPHTIRHTIATHWLENGMDLKTIQLLLGHASLATTTIYTHVSPKLKKEVYDKTHPRA
- a CDS encoding ABC-F family ATP-binding cassette domain-containing protein, which translates into the protein MSIHLDNISKSFGHRVLFNHVSVTFQPGNRYGLTGPNGAGKSTLLQIIMGEIEPTDGVVNLPEKVGILKQNIEDFRNTMVLDVVIMGNLRLWQAMKERDQLYEEEITDAIGMRLGELEEIIADEEGYMAEPNGEELLTGIGVPPELHRLMMHAIPSDMQFRALLCQALFGNPQALLLDEPTNHLDLDSIGWLENFFHHYTGTLIVISHDRHFLNAVTTHIADIDYETLIVYPGNYDQMLLTKTSIREKSEFENRSKEKKVAKLREFVARFSAGTRASQVQSRLREIERLQPQELKKSNIQRPYIRFIPSEKLPGKIICKIEKIAKSYDDLQVIKNFSLEIHQGDKIGVIGNNGRGKTTLIKMIAEILKPDQGKIEFGHQVLKSYFPQNHSDLVSHDSHHTAFEWLSEKKHGLYNQDIRGALGKMLFSGDEAFKKVATLSGGERARLILAGMMLEEHNFIILDEPNSHLDLEAVSALSWGLAEYKGTAIVVSHDRELISHFATKIIAFEANEICYFDGNLDQYLAR